From the Perca flavescens isolate YP-PL-M2 chromosome 21, PFLA_1.0, whole genome shotgun sequence genome, one window contains:
- the LOC114548364 gene encoding oocyte zinc finger protein XlCOF6-like, translated as MSELEGLRLGVKQRLDAAAEEIFGLFEKTRADYEEQLSRFKDEERRLLLDDVFNPKVQLHRSDVQQLLVIKGDFPPEWSPSLDQEDTDPLHIKEEQEKVWIGPEEEQLNGLEEANITRFPFTLVPVKIEDEDRSSQLHQSPTQDNREAEPPAGCSAMQIKTETDGEDRGGSEPARNPEPDTESQTNTDDERASDSSDTELSYDDWQKPLSDSGSETEDSDDDWQKPLSDSGSETEDSDWMETRAPEPATNALKSKEVPLSDKGCNAGKKSFGFFKCSRRYYYKEWLQRHMTCPFGKRSSRYLVPKKCLRAKQKVDSQTRVHAGEKLSGCDVCGKRFNQRSTIKIHMRVHTGEKPFVCDVCGKGCNQLAHLKSHMRIHTGEKTFGCDICGKKFTEKGYLKIHMRVHTGEKPFGCDICGKKFTMKAIFKQHTRIHTGEKPFVCDVCGKGCKQLAHLKSHMIIHTGEKPFGCDVCGKRFNRQSTLKRHTKVHTGEKPFGCDVCGKRFNRQSTLKLHTKVHTGEKPFGCDVCGNRFNRQSTLKRHTKVHTGEKPFGCDVCGKRFNRPSTLKLHTNVHTGEKPFGCDVCGKRFNRPSTLKRHTKVHTGEKPFGCDVCGKRFNRQSTLKQHTKVHTGEKPFGCDVCGKKFTEKGYLKKHMRVHTGEKPFGCDVCGKKFTKKAYYKSHMRAHTGEK; from the exons ATGTCTGAACTGGAGGGGCTGAGACTGGGGGTGAAACAGAGACTCGATGCGGCTGCTGAGGAGATTTTTGGGCTGTTTGAGAAAACTAGAGCAGACTACGAGGAGCAACTTTCTCGTTTTAAAGATGAAGAGCGACGACTACTACTGGACGATGTTTTCAATCCTAAAGTTCAGCTACACAGATCAG ATGTCCAGCAGCTGTTGGTGATTAAAGGCGATTTCCCCCCTGAGTGGAGCCCCAGCCTGGACCAGGAGGACACAGACCCCCTCCACATAAAAGAGGAGCAGGAGAAAGTCTGGATCGGTCCAGAGGAAGAGCAGCTCAATGGGCTGGAGGAGGCCAACATCACCCGCTTCCCTTTCACTCTTGTTCCTGTGAAGATTGAAGATGAAGATCGGTCTTCGCAGCTCCATCAAAGCCCAACGCAGGACAACAGAGAGGCAGAACCTCCAGCCGGCTGCTCGGCTATGCAGATAAAAACAGAAACCGATGGAGAGGACCGTGGAGGatcagaaccagccaggaacccAGAACCAGATACTGAATCACAAACAAATACTGACGATGAAAGGGCTTCAGACTCCTCTGACACTGAACTCAGTTATGATGATTGGCAAAAACCTTTGTCAGATTCTGGATCTGAAACTGAAGACAGTGATGATGATTGGCAAAAACCTTTGTCAGATTCTGGATCTGAAACCGAAGACAGTGATTGGATGGAGACCAGGGCACCTGAGCCGGCTACAAATGCTCTGAAATCTAAGGAAGTCCCTTTAAGTGATAAGGGATGTAATGCTGGCAAAAAATCCTTTGGCTTCTTTAAGTGTAGTAGAAGATATTACTACAAGGAATGGCTTCAGAGACACATGACATGTCCTTTTGGAAAGAGGTCTTCCAGATATTTGGTTCCTAAGAAATGTTTGAGAGCGAAGCAAAAGGTGGATTCGCAGACCAGAGTCCACGCAGGAGAGAAACTATCAGGTTGTGATGTCTGTGGGAAAAGATTTAACCAGCGGTCAACTATTAAGATACACATGagagtccacacaggagagaaaccgttTGTTTGTGATGTTTGTGGTAAAGGATGTAACCAGTTAGCACATCTTAAgtcacacatgagaatccacacaggagaaaaaacgTTTGGTTGTGATATTTGTGGGAAGAAATTTACAGAGAAGGGATATTTGAAGATACACATGagagtccacacaggagagaaaccatttgGTTGTGATATTTGTGGGAAGAAATTTACAATGAAGGCAATTTTTAAGCAACATacgagaatccacacaggagagaaaccgttTGTTTGTGATGTTTGTGGTAAAGGATGTAAACAGTTAGCACATCTTAAGTCACACATGataatccacacaggagagaaaccgttTGGTTGTGATGTTTGTGGGAAAAGATTTAACAGGCAGTCAACTCTTAAGCGACATACGAaagtccacacaggagaaaaaccgtTTGGTTGTGATGTTTGTGGGAAAAGATTTAACAGGCAGTCAACTCTTAAGCTACATACGAaagtccacacaggagagaaaccatttgGTTGTGATGTTTGTGGGAACAGATTTAACAGGCAGTCAACTCTTAAGCGACATACGAaagtccacacaggagagaaaccatttgGTTGTGATGTTTGTGGGAAAAGATTTAACAGGCCGTCAACTCTTAAGCTACATACAAacgtccacacaggagagaaaccatttgGTTGTGATGTTTGTGGGAAAAGATTTAACAGGCCGTCAACTCTTAAGCGACATACGAaagtccacacaggagaaaaaccgtTTGGTTGTGATGTTTGTGGGAAAAGATTTAACAGGCAGTCAACTCTTAAGCAACATACGAaagtccacacaggagaaaaaccatTTGGTTGTGATGTTTGTGGGAAGAAATTTACAGAGAAGGGATATTTGAAGAAACACATGagagtccacacaggagagaaaccatttgGTTGTGATGTTTGTGGGAAGAAATTTACCAAGAAGGCATATTATAAGTCACACATGAGAGCCCATACAGGAGAGAAATAG